The Bos indicus isolate NIAB-ARS_2022 breed Sahiwal x Tharparkar chromosome X, NIAB-ARS_B.indTharparkar_mat_pri_1.0, whole genome shotgun sequence genome has a window encoding:
- the LOC139181514 gene encoding uncharacterized protein translates to MPIFASWQMSLELALEEVVAVDPSSSTYHRQPIRVFPALTAVSSASVLVGRSVGHPLTIPVVGPTPATRRLLFPVQPTSLLSHPHPAVPLPTASPQRNAQPGGRHLPHRHHCRTITVWHVSPAMSATEEHDWIPGGKERAGGWAGRDPSLLGVQASACEGTEGVEEATALLASLEVSRALPGEQGWPQAAVEEECGREPLEESEMEEDVEMQEDKEESEIDFELEDVEEEEHLSGEGEEEEDENEQEGAAVVAGLGFCMDTFGPLFQGHLDSFLRNFRNNRHVLFWPHADRLMARGCSQPPSDAGEGPVPPQEQEDLGEGGRVLQGLDSAAGFKLGYFPCQLLTPMSASFCPNDEGEDQYENTDEEEEDGNEKPEGL, encoded by the exons ATGCCAATCTTTGCCTCCTGGCAAATGAGCTTAGAGCTGGCGCTGGAGGAAGTGGTCGCGGTTGACCcttccagctccacctaccaTCGCcagcccatcagggtctttcccgccTTGACTGCGGTCAGCTCAGCTTCGGTCTTGGTGGGCCGGTCTGTGGGCCACCCCCTCACCATTCCTGTTGTGGGGCCTACACCAGCAACTCGCAGACTCCTGTTCCCTGTGCAGCCGACATCTCtgctttcccacccccaccctgcggtTCCACTGCCAACAGCGTCTCCTCAGCGCAACGCTCAGCCCGGCGGCCGCCATCTTCCCCACAGACATCACTGCAGGACGATCACTGTCTGGCACGTCTCTCCTGCCATGTCTGCCACAGAGGAGCACGACTGGATCCCAGGTGGCAAGGAGAGAGCTGGTGGTTGGGCGGGCCGCGACCCCAGTCTCCTTGGGGTCCAAGCATCTGCTTGCGAGGGGACGGAAGGAGTCGAGGAGGCCACGGCTCTTCTGGCTTCCTTGGAGGTCTCCAGAGCCCTTCCCGGGGAGCAGGGTTGGCCACAGGCCGCAGTGGAAGAGGAATGTGGTAGAGAGCCGTTAGAGGAGTCGGAGATGGAGGAAGATGTAGAGATGCAGGAGGACAAGGAAGAGAGTGAGATCGATTTCGAGTTGGAGGACGTGGAAGAGGAGGAGCACCTGTCTGGAGAGGGCGAGGAAGAGGAGGACGAGAATGAGCAGGAGGGTGCGGCAGTGGTTGCAGGCCTTGGATTCTGCATGGATACGTTTGGGCCCCTGTTCCAGGGTCACCTCGACTCCTTTCTACGCAATTTCCGTAACAACAGACATGTCCTGTTCTGGCCTCACGCTGACCGCCTGATGGCCAGGGGCTGCTCCCAGCCACCCTCGGACGCTGGAGAAGGTCCGGTGCCTCCTCAGGAGCAGGAAGacctgggagagggaggcagagtctTGCAGG gcCTAGACTCTGCTGCTGGTTTTAAGTTGGGATATTTTCCCTGCCAACTTTTGACCCCAATGTCTGCATCATTCTGCCCCAATGATGAGGGTGAGGATCAGTatgaaaacactgatgaagaggaagaggatggaaATGAAAAACCTGAAGGACTCTAA